One genomic segment of Vulcanisaeta thermophila includes these proteins:
- the spt4 gene encoding transcription elongation factor subunit Spt4 produces MGERGRRPVRRSPLPGYKACRACKAVVPENIDKCPVCGGTDFTKDWLGLIIILKPEESCIAQRLNITKPGMYAIEVL; encoded by the coding sequence ATGGGTGAAAGGGGAAGAAGGCCCGTGAGGAGGTCCCCATTGCCAGGTTATAAGGCATGCAGGGCGTGCAAGGCCGTAGTCCCTGAAAACATTGATAAATGCCCCGTTTGTGGCGGTACCGACTTCACCAAGGATTGGTTAGGGCTCATAATAATCCTGAAGCCCGAGGAATCCTGCATAGCCCAGAGACTGAACATAACAAAACCTGGTATGTACGCAATCGAGGTACTTTAA